Proteins encoded by one window of Sulfurospirillum barnesii SES-3:
- a CDS encoding ATP-binding protein, translating to MKSNLLRDLMHRINETTIATKTTLLFFIMLTGMLFIGSFAHMSINRIKNNFDILYTKRMLPTIRLENLKDIYTVNVLDTIRDIEKGLISASEGQVIILLAQELIQIELQEYKKSLEIDESDWLVKLARSWGVLKPKTQEYWRMEEHGFMFKIEQKIHTIDGILLKMFRYFDSNQPFKAIEILQNELYPSVYSINIDLTGLINQNLKNAKEGFLQTEIVYDNTFEWIVLATVGTTLVAGLLALLLLRNIRLLHSKLANVIDEKTKELQKLNDDLKEKVRYEVEQSRQKDQIMFRQSRLASMGEMIGNIAHQWRQPLSAMVLILQSFQMKRMAGIELSDAFIEKQVNEGMALGTLMSNTIDDFRNFFKPNQSEEPFSLKETVTYSVKLIKAYYAKAGIKILITCKNDSIVQGYPNEFSQVMMNLLSNAKDAFEERDSEEKYIEIVISKEANTGVIWVIDNAGGMSEEVQDRIFEPYFTTKHKSTGTGIGLYMSKQIIEKQMTGSIGASNSSYTFSNGKFYEKCMIMTIVMPIVEKEEEA from the coding sequence GTGAAAAGTAATCTTTTACGTGATTTAATGCATCGCATTAATGAAACCACGATTGCGACTAAAACGACCCTACTTTTTTTTATTATGCTCACAGGAATGCTCTTTATTGGTAGTTTTGCGCATATGAGTATCAATCGTATTAAAAATAATTTTGATATTTTATACACCAAACGCATGCTTCCTACAATTCGTTTAGAGAACTTAAAAGATATTTATACGGTGAATGTACTTGATACCATTCGTGATATAGAAAAGGGTTTAATCAGCGCATCTGAGGGACAAGTGATTATTTTGCTTGCGCAAGAACTAATTCAAATTGAGCTTCAAGAGTATAAAAAAAGTTTAGAAATTGACGAAAGTGATTGGTTAGTTAAGTTAGCACGTTCATGGGGCGTTTTAAAACCAAAGACGCAAGAGTATTGGCGTATGGAAGAGCATGGGTTTATGTTTAAAATTGAACAGAAAATTCATACAATAGATGGCATTTTACTAAAAATGTTTCGTTATTTTGATTCGAATCAACCTTTTAAAGCGATTGAAATTTTGCAAAATGAGCTTTATCCCAGTGTTTATTCGATTAATATTGATTTAACAGGGCTTATCAATCAAAATTTGAAAAATGCCAAAGAGGGATTTTTACAGACAGAAATTGTTTATGACAATACGTTTGAATGGATTGTTCTAGCCACTGTTGGCACGACGCTTGTTGCGGGTTTATTGGCTCTTTTGTTGTTGCGCAATATTCGGCTTTTGCATAGCAAACTTGCCAATGTGATTGATGAAAAGACGAAAGAACTGCAAAAACTCAATGATGACTTAAAAGAAAAAGTGCGCTATGAAGTGGAACAGAGTCGGCAAAAAGACCAAATTATGTTTCGTCAATCAAGGCTTGCTTCCATGGGTGAAATGATAGGAAATATTGCGCATCAGTGGCGACAGCCATTAAGTGCAATGGTGCTCATTCTTCAAAGCTTTCAAATGAAGCGAATGGCAGGCATAGAGCTTAGTGATGCTTTTATCGAGAAGCAGGTAAATGAGGGGATGGCACTGGGAACACTCATGTCAAATACCATTGATGATTTTCGTAATTTTTTTAAACCCAATCAAAGTGAAGAGCCTTTTAGTTTAAAAGAGACGGTTACCTACAGTGTTAAGTTAATTAAAGCCTATTATGCAAAGGCAGGAATTAAAATATTGATTACATGTAAAAACGATTCGATTGTACAAGGCTATCCTAATGAGTTTTCTCAAGTAATGATGAATTTGCTCTCCAATGCCAAAGATGCTTTTGAGGAACGTGATAGCGAGGAAAAATACATAGAAATCGTGATTTCAAAAGAGGCAAATACGGGTGTGATTTGGGTGATTGATAATGCAGGAGGGATGAGCGAGGAGGTTCAAGATAGAATTTTTGAGCCCTATTTTACAACGAAACATAAATCAACAGGAACGGGTATTGGGCTTTATATGTCAAAGCAGATTATTGAAAAACAGATGACAGGGAGCATTGGTGCTAGCAATAGCTCTTACACCTTTAGCAATGGAAAGTTTTACGAAAAGTGTATGATTATGACAATTGTGATGCCAATTGTCGAGAAAGAGGAGGAGGCGTAG
- a CDS encoding response regulator — protein MDFNGLKDCVVLYVEDEKSVRDQTYMILKDFVKEVYCASNGEEGLSLALQKDVDVIITDILMPTMNGIEMLKKLKLEYHRTIPAIITTAFTETEYLLEAITLKVDGFIMKPINMKDLISALYSAMLPKLQSKEIQGCSFIIEGLAALIGGKKIEILKYIINHLDEDKVFNGSYQDIIDNIGVSKPTVVHMFQQLIKVGILEKVKNKMYRFRNTKLVGD, from the coding sequence ATGGATTTTAATGGTTTAAAAGATTGTGTTGTATTGTATGTAGAGGATGAAAAATCGGTACGAGATCAAACGTATATGATTTTAAAAGATTTTGTAAAAGAGGTGTATTGTGCAAGCAATGGAGAAGAGGGGCTCAGTCTTGCATTGCAAAAAGATGTCGATGTTATTATCACTGATATTTTAATGCCCACTATGAATGGCATTGAGATGCTTAAAAAATTAAAACTCGAATACCATCGAACCATCCCTGCAATTATTACAACCGCATTTACGGAGACAGAGTATTTATTGGAAGCAATTACACTGAAAGTAGATGGGTTTATCATGAAGCCTATCAATATGAAAGATTTAATCAGCGCTCTTTACAGTGCCATGCTCCCTAAATTACAGAGTAAAGAAATTCAAGGTTGCTCCTTTATTATTGAAGGGCTTGCCGCACTCATTGGCGGTAAAAAGATAGAAATTTTAAAATACATCATCAATCATTTGGATGAAGATAAAGTTTTTAATGGTTCCTATCAGGATATAATTGATAATATTGGCGTGAGTAAACCCACTGTGGTGCATATGTTTCAGCAGCTTATCAAAGTGGGAATCTTAGAGAAAGTAAAAAATAAAATGTATCGCTTTCGCAATACAAAATTAGTAGGAGATTAA
- a CDS encoding peptidylprolyl isomerase has translation MKKVLALCVLGVWSALCAAQVVFETTQGTIVLALKPEIAPKACENFEGLVKKGYYNGVSFHRVIKNFMIQSGDPTGTGRGGDSIFGGAFEDEFKPFVMFNKAGMLAMANAGRNSNRSQFFITTVPTPHLNGRHTIFGEVVEGMDVVHKLENVATDGRDKPLEPQLILKAYLK, from the coding sequence ATGAAAAAGGTGTTAGCCTTGTGCGTGTTGGGTGTGTGGAGTGCGTTGTGTGCAGCGCAAGTGGTGTTTGAAACAACACAAGGTACGATTGTTTTAGCATTAAAGCCAGAAATTGCACCAAAGGCATGTGAAAATTTTGAGGGGTTGGTGAAAAAAGGGTATTACAATGGGGTCTCTTTTCACCGTGTGATTAAAAACTTCATGATTCAAAGTGGTGATCCAACAGGGACAGGACGTGGCGGAGACTCTATTTTTGGCGGAGCATTTGAGGATGAATTTAAGCCCTTCGTGATGTTCAATAAAGCAGGCATGCTTGCCATGGCAAATGCGGGGCGCAATAGCAACCGCAGTCAATTTTTCATAACAACAGTCCCTACACCGCATTTAAATGGCAGACACACTATTTTTGGTGAAGTCGTTGAGGGAATGGATGTGGTGCATAAACTTGAAAATGTTGCTACCGATGGACGCGATAAACCGCTTGAGCCACAGCTGATTCTCAAAGCGTATTTAAAATAA
- a CDS encoding P-II family nitrogen regulator → MKKIEAIIKPFKLEDVKDALSSVEITGMTVHEVKGYGRQQGHSELYRGAEYVVDFLPKIKLDIVVADEVVDKVIATITDAAKTGKIGDGKIFVSNVERVIRIRTGEENEDAI, encoded by the coding sequence ATGAAAAAAATTGAAGCCATTATTAAACCCTTTAAACTTGAAGATGTGAAAGATGCCCTCTCAAGTGTTGAAATAACGGGTATGACAGTCCACGAAGTCAAAGGGTATGGTCGTCAACAAGGGCATTCAGAACTTTACCGAGGGGCCGAATATGTGGTCGATTTTCTCCCTAAGATTAAACTGGATATTGTGGTTGCTGATGAAGTGGTAGATAAAGTGATTGCTACCATTACGGATGCTGCAAAAACAGGAAAAATAGGTGATGGAAAGATTTTTGTAAGTAATGTTGAGCGTGTTATTCGCATTCGAACAGGTGAAGAAAACGAAGACGCTATCTAA
- a CDS encoding Type 1 glutamine amidotransferase-like domain-containing protein — protein MKKMFLSSSFKDVAELLPHFMEESLEGKTVSFIPTASIPESVTFYVQAGKKALQKLGMIVDEVELTALSPEEITRKLKANDSIYITGGNTFFLLQALRQTGADRLIVEHIKAGKLYIGESAGAMIVSPDITYAKAMDDFKQIESLDYTALKSVDFYPLPHHTNFPFKKSVEKIIAEYQFDLKLCPISNTQAILVSGEDVRIADKKLGEVPFQ, from the coding sequence ATGAAAAAAATGTTTTTGTCCTCGTCTTTCAAAGATGTTGCAGAACTTTTGCCTCATTTTATGGAAGAATCATTGGAGGGGAAAACCGTCAGTTTTATCCCCACGGCAAGTATCCCAGAAAGTGTCACATTTTATGTTCAAGCAGGGAAAAAAGCACTTCAAAAACTAGGAATGATCGTCGATGAAGTAGAGTTAACGGCATTAAGCCCTGAAGAAATTACACGCAAACTCAAGGCAAATGATAGTATTTATATTACAGGAGGCAATACGTTTTTTTTACTGCAAGCCTTAAGACAAACAGGAGCAGATCGGCTCATTGTTGAGCATATTAAAGCAGGGAAACTATACATCGGTGAGTCTGCTGGCGCGATGATCGTCTCGCCAGATATAACGTATGCCAAAGCCATGGATGACTTTAAACAGATAGAATCCTTAGACTATACAGCACTTAAGAGTGTGGATTTTTACCCTTTACCACACCACACCAATTTTCCGTTTAAAAAAAGTGTGGAAAAAATTATCGCTGAGTATCAGTTTGATTTGAAGTTATGTCCCATTTCAAATACCCAAGCGATTTTAGTGAGTGGGGAGGATGTTCGCATTGCGGATAAAAAGTTGGGAGAAGTGCCTTTTCAATAG